ttttttttcttttgtttccttgatGCGACCGTAACGAAGCCTTCTTCATCTTCAGCACCACGTTTATCGTCGGCACTGCTGGCGCTGGcgggggggtaggagggtggaggtggggctTAGAGAAATGATTCGTGGCACCTGATGATGTGTTTGTTGTATCATTCCACGGGCGactgacttgatttttttttgtatatttgcataaatattttatttttctatgtcctctttctttctttatcttttttcttttcttttcttttctttactctgaTACTCCACTAAAGTACTTTTGTACTTATGTCGActtacacggacacacacacacacacacacacacacacacacacacacacacacacacacacacacacacacacacacacacacacacacacacacacacacacacacgcacaccccacacacacacacacaatcactctctctctctctctctctctctgtctgtctgtctgtctgtctctctctctctctctctctctctctttctttctctctctttctctctctctcttctttctctctctctcttttctctctctctctctctctctctctctctcctcactcactcactctctctccctccctctctctctctctctctctctctctttctctctctgatatgCCATTGATCAAACATGGCTAAATcctattatgataaaattatgtaGAATAAACATGTGCTAGTAAAAACTGACAAAAAATCGTGAGAACTGTTAAACTTGACAGATTATTTGTTAGTTCTTTCATGCAATTGATCCATATACTagaacagagatatatatatagtcaagtaGACACAGATACATAAATCGTAAACAGACCGAAAATTGACTGATATGACGGTGGACGTACCGATAGATATGacagatagatgtaaataaatgCTAAGAATTAAACACAGCTGATGTAATATGTAAACagtggggagtgtttgttgtgggtgtgagtgcccacaggtatggctgggtgttggtggtgaagtcggagatcaacgggggagccggcaggctccccagtcggctaaggactgggcagtccttgtggtgctgctgctgttctctggttctgctggaggattggggaatgctgatctcgtttcaggctctgcggcttaagtaaactagcgctgtgtaagctcgcagggaacgaggggagcccgctgtccaatgagcgcggacatggctgtggacctgatgtgacccaacctgggaaactacgctgaactccagtttgaaggtcgtgctgctacaggtactccccctccagagagtgagagtggtcaccagtatagaagatgatagtaggtcatcttctatttggggttactggtgtcttatctctttggggagtgtttgttgtgggtgtgagtgcccacaggtatggctgggtgttggtggtgaagtcggagatcaacgggggagccggcaggctccccagtcggctaaggactgggcagtccttgtggtgctgctgctgttgtctggttctgctggaggatcggggaatgctgatctcgtttggGGAGCCCaatgtccaatgagcgcggacatggctgtggacctgatgtgacccaacctgggaaactacgctgaacttcaggttgcggggtcgtgctgctacaatatgTTTAATCATCTCTCTGCTGAAGCACGGGAAACTGAAACATCTATATTTACTAGAACATCTTtcgagaaattattattattgttttttttctctctccaaacaGATGGCACAGCGACAGATTTACAGCCGTCGCCGGCGCACACAACCTCGCTTTCCCCGAGGCAACTCAGGTTAGCATTGGTATTGCAGAGGTCATGGTTTCTGAACTCTTCTACTGGGAGCCCAATTCCGCAATCCCGGTCAACGATATCGCACTTTTGAGGGTATGTCTTATCTACTGACTGACTCATATCCAAACGTATTCTGTCTTTACGAATAATTTTTCCATTAAGTTATTGAAGTTTCTACTTATCTATcgctgtatgtgagtgtgtgtgtgtgtgtgtgtgtgtgtgtgtgtgtgtgtgtgtgtgtgtgtgtgtgtgtggtgtgtgtgtgtgtgtgtttgtgtgtgtgtgtgtgatacacacacacacacacacacacacacacacacacatatatatatatatattatatttatctttttatatatgaatatgtacacacacacatacacacacacacacacacacacacacacacacacacacacacacacacacacacacacacacacacgcacgcacctacacacacacacacacacactcacaaacacaacacacacacacacatatgtatatatgtatatatatatatatatatgtatgtatgtgtgtatgtgtgtgtgtgtgtatgtgtgtgtgtgtgtgtgtgtgtgtgtatgtatgtgtgtgtgtgtgtgtgtgtgtgtgtgtgtgtgtgtgtgtgtgtgtgtgtcttctctctctctctctctctctctctctctctcctctctctgtctctctctctctctcttttattatatatacatatatatatatattttatatatatatatatatatatatagtatatatataatcatacatgtatatatatatatataatatatatatatatatatatatatatatatatatatatatatacacacacacacacacacacacacacacacacacacacacacatatatatatattcacagacacacacacacacacacacacacacacacacacacacacacacacacacacacacacacacacacacacatacacacacacacacacacacacacacacacacacacacacacagacacacacgcacacacacacgcacgcacgcacgcacgcacgtgcacatgcacacacacacacacatatatttatatgtatgtatgtacgcttaTAAGTACatagacacacccacatacaGTAATCGGTGTCGGCTTATTGGCGATGACTTCAAGGTCCGCGTTTTACCTGCCGCGCGACGCATTTTGTGTAACACCAAACCGGAACCCGCACTGTTTGGAATTACCTTCCCGGCTCGCAATGACCCAGGATCTGCTACCCGCACTCCGCGCGACGTACCCTCCCTTTACCACAGtctacttattcattttttcatttgtttgctaatttatctatatatcaatataattatccacTCTCTTATCcaattacccatctatctatatatctgtttagctATTCCTTtaattacttatatatgcatctgtgtatacataatcattttatttGGTAGTTGGCATCTCCTCTGTCCTTCGGCGAGGGCGTTGACGCCGTGCAGATGCCAGACCAAGACGAGGACCCATCGGTGGCCGACCATTGCATCGTGTCTGGCTGGGGTGCGCTGGAGGTGAGCTTAAATGAACGGCAAGGTAGGTGTTAGAAGGACCAACGAgtagaagagatgaaagaaaatggtATGGGCTGAAACAGATACGAAAGAAATGGCTGGAGGTTAGGTGTTCACCAAAGGTGTCTGGAAGTTAGGTGTACACGTAAGGTGGTTAGGCATATAGCGAAAGAAATGACTGAGGTTAGTTTTGAGACTCACCCGAGTAAAATGTATGTATTGAAATAAAAGACACTCGAACTTTACCCAGGACTgtattccttttcgtttttttatgtcacATATAACTTAAAATTTTTGTCACCTGCGTATTTTAATTTTCTGTGATTTAGATTAGTCTGTATAGATATCGAACTGAAATAAGTAAAATGTACCCTATAATATCGATAACCAAGGAGCTACAAAGCCTATGCCTTTTCCTATAACAAATCTGGACACCTTAGCCTCCTACCAATCACATTTACCCTCACTCATTCAAGCAACGCCTGTCGATTACCTGCAAACCCCAACATCGAGGCACAGCAAACTTTCCTCCGTCATCAACAATTCCTTATGCTAGGAGGGGAAGACTTTTGGAAAATGTGGTTCGATTCCTCATGAAAGAAGAGAATtacaccaatttttttttgctctacAGGAAGGAGGCCCGGTGACTTCGGTGCTGCACGCTGTTGATGTACCTGTGATAGATCAGCTGTACTGTGAGGATTCGTATCCTTATCTCATTGCCCCGACTATGATGTGTGCGGGTTACCCGACGGGTCAGCACGACGCCTGTGCGGTTAGTTTAGATCTCTGATTTTAAAATGTGTACGTCATGGCTATGAATTCATTCAGGGGCAAATTTATTTGTCAAATCATTTAccaatatgattttaaatatatttttcattaattatcgATCCTTTCTTCCAATACTGCTTTTTGCAGTTTTGTTCatgtttatcattcattttatggataatgttaaaaatgtaccaatcacccttttttattatcctcCTTCCTATCCTTAATCCAAACAGGGCGACAGCGGAGGCCCTCTGGTGTGCGGAGGACTTCTACAGGGTATTGTTTCTTGGGGAAGTGGGTGCGCAGAACCACTTAAGTTTGGCGTATACACTCGGGTGGCTTTTTTCAGGGACTGGGTAGAGAAGCACAACTACATTCCGGTATAAACTGTGAAAAGGAGCTTGAAGTAAAAGGTGAAGGGAAGTAGGCTTATTTGAAACGTAAATTGTGTGGAAAACGGTTTCGTAATTGGCACTGCTTAagtgatttttattataaaaatatggatCGTCAACTTGATGGGAGATCATCGCaattgtaaataaagaaaattgcaGTTTTAgtgatgttatcattaataccctacAACTCTGCgggaataaaaaacatttaaattttttctaaNNNNNNNNNNNNNNNNNNNNNNNNNNNNNNNNNNNNNNNNNNNNNNNNNNNNNNNNNNNNNNNNNNNNNNNNNNNNNNNNNNNNNNNNNNNNNNNNNNNNatatatatatatatatatatatatatatatagtatgtgtggtgtgtgttatttgtataaatagataatccgaagttttgtgtgtatatatagtgtagtagtattatgtctatatatatataatatatatatatatatatatatatatatattattagttttattatttataatataatatataattatatatatatatactatattattatattaatacataaaaatcacatatatatattataattatatagatataaatatgtatgtatatatatatatatatatatatatatatatatatatatatatatatatatatatatatatatataatatatatatatatatatatatataaaatatatatatatatatatatatatatatatatatatatatatacataacacacacacacacacacaactcacagacgccgcacaacacacacacacacacagaccacacacacacacacactactcacgacacacacacacacgcacacacgcacacacacacaacacacacacacacacacacactatatattatgtaatatatatatatatatatatatatatatgtgtgtgtgtgtgtgtgtgtgtgtgtgtgaatgtatcaatatatatatatatatatatatatatatatatatatacatacacacacacacatacacgtatttatatgtatatagatgtgaatataaaaaagtatatatatatatatatatatatatatatatatatatatatatatatatatatatatatatataatatatatacatatatagaatattacaatatgggcgggagaaagagagaaatgttaaTAAATGCTAAGTAGTTCGTATGGAGACTGGgtggaagggatgaggagagattgagggagggagagatagagacacagatagacagagagcaaGTGATCAAGAgaatgtgtgagagaaagagggagagagagaggagggagggagaaagagggggagagagagaaagagagagagagaaagagagagtgagaggagtgagtgagatagagagagatagagaggggggggggggaggaggatgaatgtGATTGTGAATGActtgcgagtgtgtatgtgtgtgccgtaATGTATTTGTCACTGTGTGTGTAGTGCAGATAACGCAAAAATACGAGATATCAGAAGTTGAACCGGCATCACTATCacgcaaaagaaacaaaagaagcccAGAGGCGGAACTTTGCTTCATCAAGcaacttaaaaaaataagaagtgaaATGATACTTTGTATCGTGAGAGAAGTCTTAAGATTTACTAAACGTCACCATTGATATCCGCCCCTCGCATCTACaaaaatagggaaggagggaaaagaaagaaaaccgcgGGAacagagaaggagtgagagaggtgaagggcggggggaaaggcgagaagaggatgagagggtgaagaaggcggaggaggagagggagtgagagcgagaggaagtggagtgggagagaagagtCTGAGCCAGATTACAGGTGTCAGAGATGTCCCTTGTTCCCCCTCCCCGCTAaccgaaaagaggggagagagagagagtggtcgAGGTGGGACGAACCAAGGAATAAGCGAAAGACGAAATGCGAACGGGACGTAAGACACACTCGGAGAGACTGGAGGTACTGCGAAAAGGACATTACAGAGCAGTAGAATGAAGGAAAACCAAAGAGCAAGCGAAGaatgtagagaagagagagaaaacggagaggtTGTTAAAGCAGGAGCTCATAAGGCGAGTTGGTGTTGCTTGTGACCAGCGAGCAAGCAGGACGCAccgccctctcacccccccctccacccactcccttctttcccccaaacccccgaaCCCCACCCCTGTTCCTCCGCcgcctcccctccatcccccggCTCTCCGCTACCGCGCCAACCCCTGCCTGTGCTTGTGGCGACGGTCAAGGGTTCTCACTAGTGGCCAGAAGGGGCGCGGTGTCCCGGCACACTCAgcgagcaagcaagcaggcaggaggTAGGAAGGAAAGCAAACTCGTATAGAAGACTAATGCGGttgtcgatttatttatttatttatttattaatagttTCGAAGCTTATCACCATAGGGGCCGgatgcgggaggggggaggggtcgtcAGTAAATTCTGAGAAAGCATACGGAGGATAAACTAAGGGGGTACAACGAGACATGCGAAAAGATAGGAGACAGTGGTGAAAGAAAGTCACCatgcaagcagagagagagaaagatttcgaAGGTGatcaaagaagagaagagagatagagataaagagagagatagtttgagaaagagagagagagagagagaagagagacataaaaaagagagaagggcatatagacaggcagagataaagagagaggagaagagagaggagagagagagagatgagtagagagagagagagagagaggagagagagagatagagagataaacgaCGAATAGACACAGAGGAGAGATTAGAaattaaagatagatataaagagagagagagagagagagtagatacagataatgaagtgagggagggagacagagacagacagactagcgTTGTAATTTTAACGTCGTAATAAGATCAGTAATTCTTCACGCAGAATCACCATCCAATAATAGCCATCCTGACTCATAGTTTAATATGTTCCTTATATTACTCCCCTACCTTTCCTCATTCAGTCTTCCTCAgtccacacagacacaaacagaactacagacacaccacacacttggatatacacacataacacaaatacACTCAAACCACGTAAGGtacgaacacacaacacagccaTACAACacatccatacattcatacatacatcatacacccaACACCATACAACTACAACGCAGTAgatcctcacctccccccacacacacatgcagttaGACCCATTCATCCATAACACCGTACAACACGCAGACATACACCTCCCTCTTTATACAAGCTACAAACTCAAAAGCGACGAGCCTACCACAATGTACGAATGCAGATAAACATCCACAATGTTTTTGCTTGAATCACAAagtaatcatttcattatatctTCCTCAGAGTGATTGGTCTACCTTCGTTTGCAGAGACACCACACTTCTCACTGCACTTCCTATTATTTAATGATAAGGCCAGTACATGTGGCACGTTTCTCAAACATAACACGTACAGTTACTTAGACCAGCACCGTGGACATATAGCACACaagagcacacatacacacatacaaagacaggaCTCTCGTAAACACATGCTTATAGTGCATAACACGCACAGCGCTACACTCACtctcacatacaatatatactcaCTACACACGGACTCGCACACGCGCCATACtcagcagaaggagagagacacatGGATAGTCTTGTGATCCCTGAGAGCTCCTGTACTCCTGCAACACAACAAGCCCATCCAAAGTGGCGTGCAAAACGGGAAAGGATTCAGCTTTGACCCGTATAGACCTAAAACATAAGACTAACCTTCGAAAACAGAGCGGCCGTACACTTGCAACTCTTTACCAAAGAGGTCGCCGCCAAGACAAGACGCAGTGCGAAGTACTTATATGAAAGGACGGATGTCTGCAAGGTTATGAAAATCTTTTGGATATTTgggtatattttcttttcatttctaagCATTCTCTAGAAATGCTTTTTCCACCTGAACTTTActcgtgttttatatattttcatattatcttgGATAAACAAAacgtgcacacccacacacacacacacaccacacacacacacacacaacatcaatcaACCacaatctgcatatatatatatatatatatatatataatatatatatatatatataatatattatatatatatatatataccacaccacacacaacacacacacacgcacacacacacacacacaacacacacacacacacaaacacacacacacacacacacacacacacacacacacatatatatataattatatatatatatataatcctaataatatattatatatatatatgggtgtgtgtgtgtgtgtgtggtgtgtgggtgttgtgtatgtgtgtgtggtgttttgcgtgtgggtgtgtgtgtgtgtgtgtaggtgtgcgtatatatatatctatatagtaatatatatctatatatataattatatcgtctatatataatatatatacataatatataatatatatatatctatatatatatctctatactaaatatgtgtgtgtgagagtgtgtgtgtgttgtgtgtgttgtgtgtgtgttgtgtgtgtgtgtgttgttgtgtgtgtgtgtgtgtgtgcgtgtggtgtgtgtgtgtgtgtgtgtgtgtgttttctgtgtgtatgcaaataatatactattatatatcgtatatatatatatatatatatatattattatatatatatatgtatatatatatatatatatatatatataagatattatatatatatatatatatctaaatatctataaaatatagctgtgtattatacacatacataaatacatgtttaaaacactcacatcacacacacacacatgtaatagatcatacatacatacctataataaatatatagatgtatatataatagattatataatattctaatatatatatatctatgtgtgtgtgtgtgtgtttgtgggtgtgttgtgtgttgtgtgtgtgtgtgtgtgtgtgtgtgtgtgtgtgtgtgttgtatataatatatatatatatatatatatatagtatatatatattctctatctatatatagaatctgtgtgggtgcttgtgtttgtggtgtgtttgtggtgtgtgtgtgtgtgtgtttagggtttgtgtgtgtgtgtatgtatgtgtgtgtgggtgtgtgtatgtgtggtgtgtgttgtgtgtgtgttgtgtgtgtgtgtgtgtgtgtgtgtgtgtgtgtacatatgtatatatatgcatacacacacaaacacacacacacaccgcacacacacaagcacgcacacagaacacacatacatactatataatatatctatctatataatctaggggtctatatattatatatatataaaaatataatatatatatatataaatatcaaatatacctacacacacacacacacacacacacacacacacacacacacacacacatatatatatatatattatag
The genomic region above belongs to Penaeus monodon isolate SGIC_2016 chromosome 16, NSTDA_Pmon_1, whole genome shotgun sequence and contains:
- the LOC119582418 gene encoding transmembrane protease serine 3-like (The sequence of the model RefSeq protein was modified relative to this genomic sequence to represent the inferred CDS: added 239 bases not found in genome assembly); this translates as MITYLQVALYMNVSGEVKFHCGGAIISPHHVLTAAHCVTGWHSDRFTAVAGAHNLAFPEATQVSIGIAEVMVSELFYWEPNSAIPVNDIALLRLASPLSFGEGVDAVQMPDQDEDPSVADHCIVSGWGALEEGGPVTSVLHAVDVPVIDQLYCEDSYPYLIAPTMMCAGYPTGQHDACAGDSGGPLVEREERFGSLCEYTVVGVVSFGIGANSPCGLLGVYTRVSSYLDWITGYIAPNSPQKKELRVRSYSRGMGSRRAQDGDFDQ